The genomic stretch TGTTTTCCCGGCCCCGTTAGGGCCCATTATTATTACGAATTCCCCTTGTTTTACTACAAGGTCAATTCCCCTTAAAACTTCCCGCCGGCCAAAAGCCTTTGCAAGCCCCTCTATTTCCACCATCCCGTTCAACCCGTCACAGTTTATCGGCCTCGCTCCCCGAGCAGCTGTTATGATAAAAACACGGTGAAAAGCTCCCGCCTCACGGTCTCTACCCTGGCTTCAAGTTCCTGCCCTCGCCGGTTAATTTTCCCTCTATTTTGTCTAAATGCTCCCCTTCGGTGAGTTCCCTCTGGACCTTCCGCCAGGAAAGCTTCACCCTTTCAGAAATTCCAGCAAAATCCGGTTGAAAGCCTCTGGATTGTCAGCGATGATGCCATGCCCGCTTCCTTCCACGATTATATGCTTGGCTCCTGGGATAGCCCTGGCCATCTCTTCCTGAACTTTGGGGTGGACTGTTGTATCTTCGGCTCCTGTGACCACCAGAACAGGCATGTTCAATTCCTTGAGCCGGGGAAAAACATTAAACTTCTGAAGGGATTTCAGAGCCGAACGGTAAGAATAAGGGTTGGTGTGGAGGATGCGCTGTCTCAGATTGTTACGGAGGGCTTCCTGGCCTGGGTGGGGGAAAACCCGCCTGGCCACTATTTCGGCCTGCTTCTCAAGCCCCAAAAGGGAAATCAACAAGAGCCTTGTGAAAAGGTATAAAACTTCCCTCAGGCTTGTGAACCTCATCCGGGCAAAAGTGTTTACCAGAACCAGTTTGCTAACCAGATCCCTATGGTCAAGAGCGAGCTGGAGGGCCACTGCCCCACCCATGGATATCCCCACCACGTGGGCAGGATAAGCATTGAGCTTCTTGAGGAAGATAGCCATATCATCAGCCATGGCCTTCACCGTAATTTTGGGCGGAGCACTGGAGCGTCCAAAACCCCTCAGATCCGGTGCAAGGACCCGAAACCCAGCCCTGGAGAGAGCTTCAAACTGGAAAAACCAATCGGCCCCAGCGGAGCCAAGGCCGTGGAGAAGGAGAACCGGAGGGGAACCTGGGGGGTTTACCTCCTCATAGTGGATGCAGACGTGTTCGGAGATATCCATCGCTGGCATATCGTCCTCCTTCAGCATATGCGGGGTAATTGCTCACCGCTCAGCATGTCCACCACCCTCATACCCCCTATCCTGCTCCGCAGGATCACCTGCCCTGGATGCTCTTCCACCACTTCCCCAATTATAGCCGCTTCCTGGCCCAAAGGATGAGCCCGCATGGCCTCCAGCACCTCTTCCGCTTTATCCCGTGCTACAATAACCAGGCATTTCCCCTCATTAGCCACATAGAGAGGGTCGAGCCCGAGGATTTCACAAGCTCCTTTTACCTCTTCCCAGATAGGGATAGAGGCTTCATCAAGAAGTATACCCACCCTGGCTCTGGAGGCTATTTCATTAAGAGCGCTGGCCAGCCCCCCCCTCGTGGGATCCCTGAGAACATGGACTCTATCCCCACCTACCTCCAAAATCCTGGCCACAAGGTCATGCAGAGGAGCTGTATCGCTGAGGAGGGTGGTCTCAAATTCTAACCCTTCCCTTACCGACATTATGGCGATTCCGTGCACTGCTATAGCGCCGTTTATGAGGATTAAATCCCCGGGCCTTGCCCTTTTGGGGGAGATGTGAATTCCAGGCGGAATCAAGCCTATACCCGTGGTGTTTATGAAAACCCCATCACCTTTGCCCCTATCTACCACTTTGGTATCGCCGGTGACGATGGGAACGCCGGCTCTGCTGGCGGCTTCCTTCATAGATTCTACAACCCGGCACAGGTCTTCCATGGGAAACCCTTCTTCCAGAATGAACCCAGCCGAAAGGGCCAGGGGCCTCGCTCCGCACATAGCCAGGTCATTTACCGTCCCATGAACTGCCAGACAGCCGATGTCCCCACCGGGGAAGAAAATGGGACTAACCACAAAGGAATCGGTAGTGAAAGCAAGGCGCACCCCACCAACCTCCAGGATTGCTCCATCGTGGAGGGGTTCCAGGGCGGGATTAGCAAACGCTGGAAGAAAGATCCGCTCTATGAGCATGTGGGTGAGTTTTCCCCCGCCTCCATGAGCCAGAAGGACTGTAGGATACTCGGATATCGGGATTGGGCACTGGAAGGTCATCGCTCCCTCCCGTACTGATAATAGGCGGCGCAGGCTCCTTCGGAGGAAACCATAGGAGCACCCAGGGGGTGCTCGGGTGTGCAATCTCTTCCGAAAGCAGGGCAATCGTAAGGCTTCTTTTTCCCTTGGAGTATATCGCCAGCAATGCAAACGGGGGATTCGGAAACCGTTATTCCCTGGAGGCCAAATCGCCTTTCAGCATCAAACTCGGAAAACTCTGGCTTCAGACAAAGCCCTCCACCACGCACAAGGCCAATCCCCCGCCACTGACGGTCGCAGATCTGAAAGACCTCCCCCATAAGCCTCTGGGCCTGGAGGTTACCTTCCCTCCGGACCGAACGGACATACTGGTTTTCTACGCCCCATCGGCCCTCCTCCAGGGCCCTGAGGACCATGTAAATGCCCTGGAGAAGGTCCAAAGGCTCAAAACCTGTGACCACGATGGGAACCCGGTATTTTTCGGCTATAGGTTCATATTCCCAGTAGCCCATAACAGTGCAGACGTGGCCAGCGGCAATAAAACCCTGCACCTTGTTGTGGGGATCGTTGAGGATGAGCTCTATAGCCGGTGGAACCCTGACCTGAGCGCACAGGACCGAGAAATTTTTTAAACCCATCTGTCTGGCCTGCCATATAGCCATAGCATTGGCCGGAGCTGTGGTCTCAAAACCTACCGCAAAGAACACTATTTCCCGTTCGGGGTTTTTCTGAGCCAGGCGCAGGGCATCAAGGGGGGAGTAGACCATCCGGACATCTCCGCCTTGTGCTTTGACGCTCAGGAGGTCTCCGTCGCTCCCTGGAACTCTAAGCATATCGCCGAAGGAAGTGAAGATTATCCGGGGCATGCGAGCCAGGGCGATAGCCTTATCTATGAGCTCAAGAGGAGTTACACACACTGGGCATCCTGGCCCATGCACTACTGTGACCTCAGGAGGAAGAAGACGATCTATGCCGGATTTTAAAATAGTGTGGGTCTGCCCTCCGCAGACCTCCATTATAGTCCAGGGCTTGGTTACCAGGCGGTGGATAGCTGCGATCAGCTTACGAGCATCTTCCTCCCTTCGGTACTCATCCACAAACTTCATGGCTTATCTTCCAGCTCCTGCTCTATTTGTCCCAGAAACTCAAAGAAAGATTTCGCTTGCTCCTCGTCGATCTTGCTTATGGCAAAGCCTACGTGAACCACCACATAATCCCCCACCTGGACGTCGGGGACATAAGCGAGGCAGACTTCTTTGACTATTCCTCCGAAGCTCACCTTGCCTATAGTTATGCCCAGCGGATTTTCTTCAATGCTGAGGACTTTCCCTGGCACTCCTAGGCACATCTTCTACCTCCGCAGAGATTTTCCCCAGAGCCACTCCAGCACAGAGAAGAATTTTATCACCCACTTTAACTTCAGGCAACAATTCAACGCTAACCTTTACGAAAGCCCTACCTACCTTCACCTTAGCCCTACGTTCTCCTTCTTCTAATATTTCCACCACTTCGCCAATAAAAGTATGCATGCTTCTCCCGCTGGCTATATCCAGCTCTTATAACTGGCCGTAGCCTCGTGAACGCTATTTAGCCAGGCCTTTTCCCTGTACAACCACTGCGGGGATAAACGGGGAAAATTTCTTACACATCGCACAGGCCCGACAGCCGCCGGTCAGGTTTAAGCCGAAAGATCGCGATGGAGGAAAACCTCGGACCCGCACCAGGGGCATTTGATCACACCTTTGCCCGCTATTTCTACCTGCCCACCGCAGTTGGGACACTTCCGGTCAAGGTTGAACTGCGAAACCTCTTTAGAGTAAAGGATTCCATCCTGCCAGTTTATAGCGCCACTGAAGAGGTTCTTCCCCACCAAAGAGCGCACCAGATCTTCTACCTCTTCCCTGCGCAAGTTCAAAGTCAGGGCCACATCGGCGAAGCGGACTTTCCCTTGGGCGAGCACCATATCCAGGATTTTGCGCTCTTTTTCCAGGCGGGCAAATTGAGCTTCCTCCATTCGCCCTTTCACCAGGAGGAAAACCCCCACCCCCACAAGGGGCACCGTCACAGCAATGATGGCGATGGAAAGGCCCAGGATAGCTGCCGGGAAAGAGAGCCTCCCTTCGGCGTAGCCTGCGAAAAGATAAGAGCCTGCCAAGAAAGCCACCAGAATGCCAGCCAGGATTAGAATAATACCGATGAGCTTGCCAGCTCCAACCATGATTCCTCCTCAATTATCCGAATCCACCGCCACCGCCTCCACCGCCGCCTCTACCCCCGCCACCTCCTCCACTCCATCCGCCACCCTTTGAAGAGGGGGTACTGGTGAAAGTGGAGGCAGCAGCTTCAAGGGTTGAAAGGAGGCCGTCTGAAATGCTATTGAGGGAGGAAAATAGGCCTTGGGATACTGATTCCAGGGATGGAAGTCCTAACCCCTCTGAAGAAGGAATAGGAGCGGCACGGCCAACTCTTATGGGCCTGGTTGTATGGCCATAATCGGGGATATACCAGGGAGGAGCCGGAGCATCAGCCTGCGCAAACTTATAAATCCAGCTTCGCTCCAAACCAAAGGCGATAGCGTAGGGAAGGTAACGCTCAAAAATGTATTTTGCTTCTGTCAACTTGGTATATTTCTCAATGTTTTGGAGATAGCGCTTGAAAGCACGCCACTGGGCCGCTTCCTGAGAGCCTTTGCGAGTCTTACGGGGCATGAAACGACTTATATACATCAAAGCTAACCCTGTAACCCCCAGGCCAATAAATGGACACACTGCTGTTTCAAAGGCAGCAAACAGGGGGTTGAAAGCAAAATGGACAAAAACGCCCAGTATGAAGGCTAAAGCAATAAGGCTGAGCCCGAAAGACTGGTAATATGTTCTGACCCGCTGGGGATTAGCCGGGAATAAGTTTTGCCTGACTGCCTGATTATAGATGATCTTCTGCAATTCCGGTATGTGGATGTAAAACTGGTCCTTGAGTTCTCCAAGGCTTCGTTCAGTGCGATCGGACCCGAATATGGCCGAAATGAGCCTGGCCTCAAAGGGGTGGGTGGCCACGTTTCGGTCCTTCAAGCGGAAAGTGATGGTCCTGCTGCCCAGAGGTCCTATTTTTTCCACAATCTCAATAGCTCCTTTTCGAGCCAGATCCACCAGCGTAGCTATTATGTCCTGAAGGTCGGCCTGTTCATCCAGCAAAGTGCCTGCGAGAGCCGGCGGCAGATCTGAGGGGGGTTCTGGGAGGTAAGAGGCCACCTCTCCCACTGGCACATCTCTTCCCCTAA from Anaerolineae bacterium encodes the following:
- a CDS encoding alpha/beta hydrolase, whose amino-acid sequence is MPAMDISEHVCIHYEEVNPPGSPPVLLLHGLGSAGADWFFQFEALSRAGFRVLAPDLRGFGRSSAPPKITVKAMADDMAIFLKKLNAYPAHVVGISMGGAVALQLALDHRDLVSKLVLVNTFARMRFTSLREVLYLFTRLLLISLLGLEKQAEIVARRVFPHPGQEALRNNLRQRILHTNPYSYRSALKSLQKFNVFPRLKELNMPVLVVTGAEDTTVHPKVQEEMARAIPGAKHIIVEGSGHGIIADNPEAFNRILLEFLKG
- the hypE gene encoding hydrogenase expression/formation protein HypE, giving the protein MTFQCPIPISEYPTVLLAHGGGGKLTHMLIERIFLPAFANPALEPLHDGAILEVGGVRLAFTTDSFVVSPIFFPGGDIGCLAVHGTVNDLAMCGARPLALSAGFILEEGFPMEDLCRVVESMKEAASRAGVPIVTGDTKVVDRGKGDGVFINTTGIGLIPPGIHISPKRARPGDLILINGAIAVHGIAIMSVREGLEFETTLLSDTAPLHDLVARILEVGGDRVHVLRDPTRGGLASALNEIASRARVGILLDEASIPIWEEVKGACEILGLDPLYVANEGKCLVIVARDKAEEVLEAMRAHPLGQEAAIIGEVVEEHPGQVILRSRIGGMRVVDMLSGEQLPRIC
- the hypD gene encoding hydrogenase formation protein HypD — encoded protein: MKFVDEYRREEDARKLIAAIHRLVTKPWTIMEVCGGQTHTILKSGIDRLLPPEVTVVHGPGCPVCVTPLELIDKAIALARMPRIIFTSFGDMLRVPGSDGDLLSVKAQGGDVRMVYSPLDALRLAQKNPEREIVFFAVGFETTAPANAMAIWQARQMGLKNFSVLCAQVRVPPAIELILNDPHNKVQGFIAAGHVCTVMGYWEYEPIAEKYRVPIVVTGFEPLDLLQGIYMVLRALEEGRWGVENQYVRSVRREGNLQAQRLMGEVFQICDRQWRGIGLVRGGGLCLKPEFSEFDAERRFGLQGITVSESPVCIAGDILQGKKKPYDCPAFGRDCTPEHPLGAPMVSSEGACAAYYQYGRER
- a CDS encoding HypC/HybG/HupF family hydrogenase formation chaperone → MCLGVPGKVLSIEENPLGITIGKVSFGGIVKEVCLAYVPDVQVGDYVVVHVGFAISKIDEEQAKSFFEFLGQIEQELEDKP
- a CDS encoding HypC/HybG/HupF family hydrogenase formation chaperone, with translation MHTFIGEVVEILEEGERRAKVKVGRAFVKVSVELLPEVKVGDKILLCAGVALGKISAEVEDVPRSARESPQH
- a CDS encoding DUF2207 domain-containing protein; its protein translation is MRKLFLCVLLLATLFVFSLPSFAQGRSLYWERLDVYITVLPNSDIRVEEVWEVVFQGGPFRFGYRNIPMKRLTDITEVQVEGDGRLYSLSDSERPFTFKTFKEEGDFIIKWFFPPISDERAFFRLSYTVKGALRFYKGGDQLWWVAVFPDRNYPVKSSTVTVYLPAGARAEKIASYGPSAVGEISSDGKVVTFKSQETIGPGESLEVRVQFPHGIVTGSPALWQRLEDMRPVANLLLGAMGLLLAVGGIVLVIALWYFRGRDVPVGEVASYLPEPPSDLPPALAGTLLDEQADLQDIIATLVDLARKGAIEIVEKIGPLGSRTITFRLKDRNVATHPFEARLISAIFGSDRTERSLGELKDQFYIHIPELQKIIYNQAVRQNLFPANPQRVRTYYQSFGLSLIALAFILGVFVHFAFNPLFAAFETAVCPFIGLGVTGLALMYISRFMPRKTRKGSQEAAQWRAFKRYLQNIEKYTKLTEAKYIFERYLPYAIAFGLERSWIYKFAQADAPAPPWYIPDYGHTTRPIRVGRAAPIPSSEGLGLPSLESVSQGLFSSLNSISDGLLSTLEAAASTFTSTPSSKGGGWSGGGGGGRGGGGGGGGGFG